A stretch of the Leptospira harrisiae genome encodes the following:
- a CDS encoding TetR/AcrR family transcriptional regulator, which produces MKKEPTRVRLLQVSKDLFLKQGYSETGLNQIVGEAETVKASLYQHFSSKEMLGKEVLRIYSNENLTLLKSLMKRNPKPLDFVKAWVRILSREARESQLFGCGMANFRAQIAANELEILKEIEEIAHKTIDCLAEYLQESLENGQIISKVDCRSLAKQLFFVYEGVLQGYRLLDDKRSLEDLYRIAECLIPTSK; this is translated from the coding sequence ATGAAAAAAGAACCAACTCGTGTACGCCTCTTGCAAGTAAGCAAAGATCTCTTTTTAAAACAAGGGTATTCGGAAACAGGTCTCAATCAAATCGTAGGTGAAGCAGAAACCGTCAAAGCGAGTTTATACCAACATTTTTCCTCAAAAGAGATGTTAGGTAAGGAAGTACTTCGAATTTATTCGAATGAAAATTTAACTCTTCTCAAATCTCTTATGAAACGAAATCCAAAACCTCTTGATTTTGTGAAGGCTTGGGTTCGGATTCTTTCCCGGGAAGCGAGAGAATCCCAACTCTTTGGATGTGGAATGGCCAATTTCCGAGCACAGATTGCAGCAAACGAATTGGAGATTTTGAAAGAAATTGAGGAAATTGCCCACAAAACCATCGATTGTTTGGCTGAGTATTTACAAGAGTCTCTGGAAAATGGTCAAATAATTTCTAAAGTGGATTGTCGATCACTCGCCAAACAATTATTTTTTGTCTACGAAGGGGTTTTGCAAGGTTATCGTTTGCTTGATGATAAAAGATCATTGGAAGATCTTTACCGAATTGCCGAATGTTTGATCCCAACATCTAAATGA